One part of the Candidatus Dormiibacterota bacterium genome encodes these proteins:
- a CDS encoding AAA family ATPase, with the protein MLPLTAADLEPIPDYPKERRFESNLRFTSINEAKAGWLTKIKGIWSITNAGRRALADYPDPSVFHKEAQRLYKMWSANQEPRVEAKSTGELDRTSADTARALMRLFYPDQAVREYCEERLAASIRWSDEARPGSWSVSMHDTRFRLIAGRVFVFDLVPSEVNVVVAGVGMDDKELAALGEAGAVEPWKTGLMPDFQTVTVKAEKLATAWPELEDAHRDAILRAAKTASRSPYMSAHSRGITAMLREDVGLDVAEPHGPELAPEKISTSLQVRTLAEALADWNRDSASSQVEAAELERKAIVEKYPLSDWPTMTLQQFALGQDKDGDTFCYVMEFGSPRLGSIRGGSARKLIIYKHATQPGWYFDPKYSSEETAWNAVRDAFVQAFELGEKYDFSAIEALGPLRPGPALRTKSIFTYFPDRLLPIYSSAHLEHFTRLLDGPPATLTAVAANRRLFDLIYARPEFKGWSTFEVGLFLYQWAHPRQTKRIVKIAPGRDAILWDECREGGFICVGWDKVGDLGRFGSEGEFKEEFTAQYLDEYKGSQAATSLKAGEVWTLRELEPGDLVIANKGISHVLAIGTVVEPGYVWRPERPEYKHTVSVKWDVSAETDIEPVPQWAMKTVANVSQELYGRIMHAAPAGSKSETPPSDLLEMLGHELDRRGQAILYGPPGTGKTYNARRFSVWWLRSAWKKEDAKWVLGDKDLFQDVEEELTLVPNNDPKRAAILTRVTFHPSYSYEDFIEGYKPRPTEGKGGLELELRQGAFMRVCREAAADPEGRPYLIVIDEVNRGNIPKIFGELITLLEKDKRAFQVLLPQSGERFGVPSNVFMIGTMNTADRSIRLLDAALRRRFSFIELMPNADLLSGGSVEGRLSLDLFLRQLNERIAKEVGREKQIGHSYFLDDQGAPVTTAEAFAPRFLREVVPLIQEYAYDDFDIFTEILGPGLVDAVRQRLKQEVLDDPQALVEALAAEFKSGEVDADES; encoded by the coding sequence ATGCTTCCCCTGACTGCGGCCGATTTGGAACCGATACCGGATTACCCAAAAGAAAGACGCTTTGAAAGTAATCTACGCTTCACCTCGATCAACGAGGCCAAGGCCGGCTGGCTGACAAAGATCAAGGGCATCTGGTCAATAACCAACGCCGGACGCCGCGCCCTTGCGGATTACCCAGACCCATCAGTTTTTCATAAGGAGGCTCAGCGCCTCTATAAGATGTGGAGCGCTAACCAAGAGCCTCGTGTCGAGGCCAAGTCGACAGGCGAACTTGACCGCACAAGTGCTGACACTGCGCGTGCGCTTATGAGGCTCTTCTATCCCGATCAAGCGGTACGGGAATACTGTGAGGAACGGTTGGCAGCCAGTATCAGATGGTCGGATGAAGCTCGCCCTGGCAGTTGGTCAGTGTCTATGCATGACACTCGCTTTCGGCTTATTGCCGGAAGAGTCTTCGTGTTTGACCTGGTTCCGTCTGAGGTCAACGTGGTCGTGGCGGGGGTGGGCATGGACGATAAAGAATTGGCTGCACTCGGAGAAGCCGGTGCCGTAGAGCCGTGGAAGACAGGACTTATGCCGGATTTCCAGACAGTGACAGTTAAGGCCGAAAAACTCGCTACTGCTTGGCCTGAGCTTGAGGATGCTCATCGGGACGCAATTCTGCGAGCTGCAAAAACAGCCAGCCGATCACCCTACATGAGCGCCCACTCGCGTGGCATCACCGCGATGCTCAGAGAGGACGTCGGCCTGGATGTCGCGGAGCCGCATGGACCCGAATTGGCCCCAGAAAAGATCTCAACAAGCCTCCAGGTTCGCACGCTGGCCGAGGCCTTAGCGGATTGGAATCGGGACAGCGCCTCGAGCCAGGTAGAGGCAGCCGAATTGGAACGAAAAGCGATCGTCGAGAAGTATCCGTTATCGGATTGGCCGACGATGACTCTTCAGCAATTCGCGCTGGGCCAAGACAAGGACGGCGACACCTTCTGTTATGTGATGGAGTTTGGCTCTCCTAGGTTGGGTAGCATTCGTGGTGGGTCAGCCCGGAAGCTAATCATCTATAAGCACGCTACCCAACCCGGCTGGTACTTCGACCCCAAGTATTCCAGCGAAGAAACCGCGTGGAATGCAGTTAGGGACGCTTTCGTCCAGGCGTTTGAACTGGGGGAAAAGTACGATTTCTCAGCGATTGAGGCGCTCGGCCCCCTCCGTCCGGGGCCTGCGCTCCGTACAAAGAGTATTTTCACCTACTTTCCGGATCGTTTGCTGCCCATATATTCATCGGCCCATCTGGAGCACTTCACGCGCTTGTTGGATGGCCCGCCAGCTACGCTCACCGCTGTCGCGGCAAATCGGCGACTCTTCGATTTGATCTACGCGAGGCCGGAGTTCAAGGGATGGTCGACTTTCGAAGTCGGCCTATTCCTTTATCAGTGGGCCCACCCCCGTCAGACTAAGCGCATAGTCAAAATCGCCCCGGGCCGGGATGCGATCCTGTGGGATGAGTGTCGAGAGGGCGGCTTCATCTGCGTCGGCTGGGATAAGGTTGGTGACCTCGGCCGGTTTGGGTCCGAGGGCGAATTTAAAGAAGAGTTCACAGCTCAGTACCTTGATGAATACAAGGGCTCACAGGCTGCCACGAGTCTCAAGGCGGGAGAAGTATGGACGCTCCGGGAGCTCGAGCCTGGTGATCTAGTCATCGCTAACAAAGGTATCTCCCATGTCCTCGCAATAGGCACCGTCGTTGAGCCCGGGTATGTTTGGCGACCGGAGCGGCCCGAATACAAGCACACCGTCAGCGTCAAATGGGACGTGTCGGCCGAGACTGATATCGAACCCGTCCCTCAGTGGGCAATGAAGACGGTTGCCAACGTATCGCAAGAGCTTTATGGACGAATCATGCATGCTGCACCCGCCGGGTCGAAGTCCGAGACGCCTCCGAGCGATCTTCTGGAAATGCTCGGGCACGAACTCGACCGCCGAGGCCAGGCCATCCTCTACGGACCTCCGGGAACGGGCAAAACATACAACGCTCGACGATTTTCCGTTTGGTGGTTGCGAAGCGCCTGGAAGAAGGAAGACGCCAAGTGGGTACTCGGCGACAAGGATCTTTTCCAAGACGTCGAGGAAGAACTCACCTTGGTTCCGAACAATGACCCGAAACGCGCTGCCATCCTAACCCGGGTCACCTTTCACCCTTCATATTCATACGAGGATTTCATCGAGGGATATAAACCACGACCAACAGAGGGAAAGGGTGGCCTGGAGCTCGAGCTCAGACAAGGTGCGTTCATGCGAGTCTGCCGCGAGGCTGCTGCGGATCCGGAAGGCCGGCCTTACCTTATCGTCATCGATGAAGTGAATCGGGGTAACATCCCAAAAATCTTTGGGGAGCTCATCACGCTCCTAGAAAAGGACAAGCGAGCCTTTCAAGTCCTACTACCGCAGAGCGGAGAGCGGTTCGGGGTGCCGAGCAACGTGTTCATGATCGGCACCATGAACACTGCTGATCGCAGCATCAGGCTATTAGATGCCGCCTTGCGGCGCCGGTTTTCGTTCATCGAGCTCATGCCGAACGCTGACTTACTTTCCGGCGGGAGCGTCGAGGGTCGGTTGTCATTAGACCTCTTCCTTCGACAGCTGAATGAGCGGATTGCGAAGGAAGTTGGGCG